From one Salinibacterium hongtaonis genomic stretch:
- a CDS encoding carboxymuconolactone decarboxylase family protein yields the protein MSTDDREYMRNYKTASPDLLKAYGEFNGAVFADEGREIPKKYRELMAVAVAVSMQCSYCIEVHTKSAVTAGATEAEVAESVWVAAAIGTGAPFMHGRLAFKAAAPHEH from the coding sequence ATGAGCACGGATGACCGCGAGTACATGCGCAACTACAAGACGGCGAGCCCGGACCTGCTCAAGGCCTATGGGGAGTTCAACGGGGCGGTGTTCGCGGATGAGGGACGGGAGATCCCCAAGAAATACCGTGAGCTCATGGCGGTTGCCGTGGCCGTTTCGATGCAGTGCTCCTATTGCATTGAGGTGCACACCAAGAGCGCTGTGACGGCAGGGGCAACGGAGGCCGAGGTCGCAGAATCCGTGTGGGTGGCCGCTGCGATCGGAACGGGAGCGCCCTTCATGCATGGGCGGCTCGCCTTTAAAGCCGCTGCGCCTCACGAGCACTGA
- a CDS encoding general stress protein: MTNPSSYSRRARPVPTIPHGDILGTYDTYPEAQAVVDRLAKREFPVNQLAIVGNDLKTVERVTGKLTYGRAAGAGAASGAWFGLFFGLLLFMFSDNPAAIAFVGAALLIGAGFGMIFGIVSYSLNRSRRDFTSTHQVIASNYQIVVQPAVALRAQELLSRPETEQ, from the coding sequence GTGACCAACCCCAGCTCCTATTCGCGCCGCGCGCGACCCGTGCCGACAATTCCTCACGGAGACATTCTCGGCACCTACGACACGTACCCCGAAGCACAGGCGGTAGTCGACCGACTGGCTAAGCGAGAGTTCCCTGTGAATCAGCTGGCCATCGTCGGCAACGACCTCAAGACGGTCGAGCGGGTCACGGGAAAACTCACCTACGGTCGTGCGGCGGGAGCCGGTGCCGCAAGCGGAGCTTGGTTTGGTCTCTTTTTCGGGCTGCTGCTGTTCATGTTTTCTGACAACCCCGCCGCGATTGCATTTGTTGGCGCGGCCTTGCTCATCGGCGCTGGTTTCGGCATGATCTTCGGCATCGTGTCGTATTCGCTCAACCGCAGTCGCCGCGACTTCACCTCGACCCACCAGGTCATCGCATCCAACTATCAGATCGTCGTCCAGCCGGCTGTGGCCCTCCGGGCGCAGGAACTGCTCAGCCGCCCGGAGACAGAGCAGTAG
- a CDS encoding magnesium transporter MgtE N-terminal domain-containing protein: MSPTRVFVARLAGCSVFDPAGDKVGRVRDVLVVYRSTQSPRVVGFIVEVPGRRRVFLSIGRITSIGSGQIITTGLINLRRFEQRGGEVRVIAEMLGRKVTLADGSSTAIIEDVAIEETGPGEWAVSELFLRRPKTSASPFAKGQTTFAKWNDVRENVTAGEAQSASHLLATYEDLLPADLANALLDLPEQRMLEVAEELSDERLADVLEEMPESEQVGILNKLDDDRAATVLDQMQPDDAADLIAQLDEERGEALLDLMQPEEAEDVRMLLLFAPDTAGGLMTTEPIIVSSDATVAEGLALIRRHELAPALGAAICVTLPPYESPTGRFLGMVHFQRMLRYPPGERLGTLLDQQLEPVNASASAAEVARILATYDLVSVPVVDDNHRLVGVVTIDDVLDYLLPDDWRSHDDEPTPAPFVAVETRPQPIIQSGRRPANGSSH; this comes from the coding sequence GTGAGCCCCACCAGAGTCTTTGTCGCGCGCCTAGCAGGGTGCTCTGTTTTCGACCCCGCTGGCGACAAGGTCGGCAGGGTGCGCGACGTTCTCGTTGTGTACCGCAGCACGCAGTCGCCCCGCGTCGTGGGATTCATCGTTGAGGTTCCCGGGCGCCGGCGCGTGTTCCTGTCCATTGGCAGAATCACCAGCATCGGATCAGGCCAGATCATCACGACCGGCCTCATCAACTTGAGGCGCTTTGAGCAGCGCGGCGGCGAAGTGCGCGTCATCGCCGAGATGCTCGGACGCAAGGTCACCCTCGCCGACGGCAGCAGCACCGCCATCATCGAAGACGTTGCCATCGAGGAGACGGGGCCCGGCGAGTGGGCCGTCAGCGAGCTGTTCTTGCGGCGCCCCAAGACGAGCGCATCTCCCTTCGCCAAGGGTCAGACGACGTTTGCCAAGTGGAACGATGTGCGCGAGAACGTCACGGCAGGCGAAGCACAGTCGGCCAGTCACCTGCTCGCAACCTACGAAGACCTGCTGCCTGCTGACCTTGCCAATGCCCTGCTCGACCTGCCGGAACAGCGCATGCTCGAGGTCGCCGAAGAACTGAGCGACGAACGGCTCGCCGACGTGCTGGAAGAAATGCCCGAGAGCGAGCAGGTCGGCATTCTCAACAAGCTTGACGATGACCGTGCCGCTACGGTTCTCGACCAGATGCAGCCGGATGATGCGGCCGACCTCATCGCTCAGCTCGATGAGGAGCGCGGCGAGGCCCTGCTTGACCTCATGCAGCCAGAAGAGGCAGAAGACGTGCGAATGCTTCTGCTCTTCGCGCCAGACACCGCGGGTGGCCTCATGACCACGGAGCCGATCATCGTGTCCTCCGACGCAACGGTCGCCGAGGGCCTTGCCCTCATCCGCCGCCACGAACTCGCACCCGCGCTGGGCGCGGCCATCTGCGTGACCCTGCCGCCCTACGAATCTCCGACCGGTCGATTTCTCGGCATGGTGCACTTTCAGCGCATGCTGCGCTACCCGCCAGGCGAGCGTCTCGGTACCCTGCTCGACCAGCAGCTGGAGCCGGTCAATGCCTCGGCATCGGCGGCGGAGGTCGCGCGGATCCTCGCCACCTACGACCTTGTTTCCGTTCCCGTTGTCGACGACAACCATCGCCTTGTAGGGGTGGTGACCATTGACGATGTTCTCGACTACCTGCTGCCAGACGACTGGCGAAGTCACGACGACGAACCGACACCTGCGCCGTTCGTAGCGGTAGAGACACGACCCCAGCCCATAATTCAGTCCGGAAGGAGGCCCGCCAATGGCTCGTCGCACTGA
- a CDS encoding DUF1003 domain-containing protein, whose product MARRTEADLESPKGLRQKFVPRFGRGQGRDRMGRFSESFARAMGTPAFLVGMTVFCLVWIGYNTWAPIELQFDPRALNYTLLTLILSLQASYAAPMILLAQNRQDDRDRVQIEQDRQRAERNLNDTEYLAREVVALRLAMKDVATKDFIRAELRSLLEELDREKDSPGSSHDER is encoded by the coding sequence ATGGCTCGTCGCACTGAGGCAGACCTCGAATCCCCCAAAGGGCTAAGGCAAAAGTTCGTTCCCCGCTTCGGCAGAGGTCAGGGCCGAGACCGCATGGGTCGCTTCTCTGAGTCGTTCGCTCGAGCGATGGGCACACCCGCCTTCCTCGTGGGTATGACCGTGTTCTGCCTCGTCTGGATCGGCTACAACACGTGGGCACCCATAGAGCTGCAGTTCGACCCCCGCGCCCTCAACTACACACTGCTGACCCTCATCCTCTCGTTGCAGGCCAGCTATGCCGCTCCCATGATCCTGCTCGCCCAGAACCGTCAAGACGACCGAGACCGCGTGCAGATCGAGCAGGACCGCCAGCGGGCCGAACGCAACCTCAACGACACCGAATACCTCGCCCGCGAGGTTGTCGCACTTCGCCTCGCGATGAAGGACGTCGCCACCAAGGACTTCATCCGGGCAGAGCTGCGCTCGCTTCTTGAAGAACTGGACAGGGAGAAGGACTCCCCCGGGTCATCGCATGACGAGCGCTGA
- a CDS encoding Mrp/NBP35 family ATP-binding protein produces MTSADKIRAALAHVTDPEIRRPITELDMVGDISVDGGVASVVIKLTIVGCPAADRIERDVRTAVEAVEGVSQAEIALTVMTPDERRSLTSRLQGGRRAMPFTPESLTRVIAVTSGKGGVGKSTLTANLAVAMTQLGLKVGLIDADVFGFSIPGLLGIPTAKPTRVGDMILPPIAYGVKTISIGMFVEGSTAVSWRGPMLHRTIEQFLTDVYFGDLDVLLLDLPPGTGDVAITIGQLLPHAEVLVVTTPQSAAAEVAERSGLVARQTGQTVIGVIENMAGLVAPDGSILDIFGSGGGAEVASRLDVPLLASVPLSIAVRQGGDAGAPVVVADPMDAAAAAILGVASAISQRGRGLAGRSLGVSPA; encoded by the coding sequence ATGACGAGCGCTGACAAGATTCGCGCCGCGCTCGCCCACGTCACCGACCCTGAGATTCGTCGCCCCATTACCGAGCTGGACATGGTCGGCGATATCTCCGTCGACGGCGGCGTCGCCTCTGTCGTGATCAAACTTACGATCGTGGGATGCCCGGCCGCCGACCGCATCGAGCGCGATGTGCGCACGGCGGTCGAGGCTGTCGAAGGCGTCTCACAGGCGGAAATCGCCCTCACGGTCATGACTCCGGATGAGCGCCGCTCGCTTACATCGAGGCTCCAGGGTGGGCGGCGAGCAATGCCCTTCACCCCGGAGAGCCTCACGAGGGTGATCGCCGTGACCAGCGGCAAGGGCGGGGTAGGCAAGTCCACGCTCACCGCAAACCTTGCGGTCGCCATGACGCAGCTCGGGCTCAAGGTCGGGCTCATCGATGCCGATGTATTCGGATTCTCGATTCCCGGCCTTCTCGGAATCCCTACGGCCAAGCCCACACGGGTGGGCGATATGATCCTGCCGCCCATTGCCTACGGTGTGAAGACCATCTCCATCGGCATGTTTGTGGAGGGCTCCACCGCTGTTTCGTGGCGCGGCCCCATGCTCCACCGCACAATCGAGCAGTTTCTCACCGACGTCTATTTTGGCGACCTCGATGTCCTGCTGCTTGACCTGCCGCCCGGCACAGGAGACGTCGCCATCACGATCGGGCAGTTGCTGCCCCATGCTGAGGTTCTTGTCGTCACAACCCCCCAATCCGCCGCGGCTGAGGTCGCTGAGCGCAGCGGCCTCGTGGCCCGTCAGACTGGCCAGACCGTAATCGGCGTGATCGAGAACATGGCTGGCCTCGTTGCTCCCGACGGGAGCATCCTCGACATTTTCGGCTCAGGCGGCGGGGCAGAAGTCGCCAGCAGGCTCGACGTTCCCCTGCTCGCCTCCGTGCCGCTGAGCATCGCTGTGCGGCAGGGCGGCGATGCCGGCGCCCCCGTCGTCGTTGCCGACCCGATGGATGCCGCGGCGGCCGCCATCCTGGGCGTGGCTTCTGCGATCTCCCAGCGTGGGCGCGGACTCGCCGGCCGAAGTCTCGGCGTCAGCCCCGCCTAA
- a CDS encoding DNA alkylation repair protein gives MATANASSATVNEVLADLAALEDSKIRAVNERHGDDHGVNLTKLREVAKKLKIQPDLARELWATGDTAARLVAILISRPKHYSEAELDGMLREARVPKVHDWLVNYIVKKSPSVEELRTTWFVDEDAVVASAGWALTSDRVATSPDGLDLPGLLDTIEAEMKDSPDRLQWAMNECLATIGINHPELRSRAMSIGERLEVLKDYPTPPNCTSPFAPIWITEIVRRRSL, from the coding sequence GTGGCCACAGCGAACGCATCGAGCGCCACAGTGAACGAGGTACTCGCTGACCTTGCTGCCCTGGAGGATTCCAAGATTCGGGCGGTCAATGAGCGCCACGGCGATGATCATGGCGTCAACCTCACCAAGCTCAGAGAAGTCGCCAAAAAACTCAAGATTCAGCCAGATCTGGCGAGGGAACTGTGGGCGACCGGCGACACAGCCGCTCGGCTGGTGGCCATCCTGATCAGCAGGCCGAAGCACTACAGCGAGGCAGAACTCGACGGGATGCTGCGCGAGGCGAGAGTGCCCAAGGTGCACGACTGGCTCGTGAACTACATCGTCAAGAAGAGCCCCTCCGTGGAGGAGCTTCGCACGACATGGTTTGTGGATGAGGACGCGGTTGTCGCCAGTGCGGGATGGGCGCTCACGAGCGATCGCGTCGCCACATCGCCGGACGGTCTTGATCTGCCCGGGCTGCTCGACACGATAGAAGCAGAGATGAAGGATTCCCCAGATCGGCTGCAGTGGGCGATGAATGAGTGCCTCGCGACGATCGGCATCAACCACCCTGAGCTGCGGTCACGCGCCATGAGTATCGGTGAGCGACTTGAGGTGCTCAAGGACTACCCCACTCCGCCCAACTGCACGTCGCCGTTTGCCCCGATCTGGATCACCGAGATCGTTCGGAGACGCTCGCTTTAG
- a CDS encoding succinic semialdehyde dehydrogenase: protein MPGALITAEVARDLTRDIRSTRGQTVDVIAPFTGQVLHSLPLSSVPDVVEAASSARLAQIAWQRAGFAHRRRVLIKAHDLLLERRQMLLDAVQSETGKTRGQAFEEVFQAANVTRYYALGAASILRPGARRSGIPVVLTTKVDYRPKGVIGVITPWNFPLSLSIMDVIPALAAGNGVVQKADNQGALSVLASRRAFIDAGVPEELWQVVTGPGSEIGTAVTDVADYVCFTGSTATGRTVAMRAAERLVGASLELGGKNPLIVLDDVDPEKAAADAVYACFASMGQLCVSIERIIVQRGVADDFIAAFVRRVSALSIGPAFDYTTDAGSLTLPSQLETTQRHIADAVAKGATVLTGGAALPHIGPLFFEPTVLADVTPEMECFATETFGPVVSVSIVDTDEEAIVAANDSEYGLNSAIFARSLTRARRIASALDSGSVNINEGYRAAFSAVDAPMGGAKQSGLGRRNGPEGLLRFVESRTVARNTGIMALPRTGAEFAPLAGVMTALLVTLRTIRRR from the coding sequence ATGCCAGGAGCTCTCATCACAGCCGAGGTCGCACGAGACCTAACCCGCGACATCCGCTCCACCCGCGGGCAGACCGTCGACGTTATCGCGCCGTTCACCGGCCAGGTGCTGCACTCGTTGCCACTGAGTTCTGTGCCGGATGTGGTGGAGGCCGCGTCCTCGGCCCGGCTTGCGCAGATCGCCTGGCAGCGTGCGGGCTTCGCTCACCGCCGCAGGGTGCTCATCAAGGCCCACGACCTGCTGCTGGAGCGCCGGCAGATGCTGCTCGATGCTGTGCAGTCCGAAACGGGCAAGACCAGAGGGCAAGCGTTCGAGGAGGTGTTCCAGGCGGCCAACGTGACGCGCTACTACGCGCTGGGGGCCGCGTCGATTCTCCGTCCTGGTGCCCGCAGGTCGGGCATTCCGGTTGTGCTTACCACGAAGGTCGACTACCGACCCAAGGGCGTTATCGGAGTAATCACCCCCTGGAACTTTCCCCTCAGCCTCTCAATCATGGATGTCATCCCTGCGCTTGCTGCCGGCAACGGCGTCGTGCAGAAGGCCGACAACCAGGGGGCGCTGAGCGTGCTCGCGTCGCGCCGAGCCTTCATCGACGCAGGAGTGCCAGAGGAGCTCTGGCAGGTCGTCACGGGGCCCGGCTCCGAAATCGGCACCGCCGTGACCGACGTCGCCGACTATGTGTGCTTCACCGGCTCGACCGCCACCGGCCGCACGGTTGCCATGCGAGCAGCAGAGCGGCTTGTGGGGGCGTCCCTCGAACTCGGGGGCAAGAACCCGCTCATCGTTCTCGACGATGTCGACCCCGAGAAGGCCGCGGCCGACGCCGTCTACGCCTGTTTCGCGTCGATGGGCCAGCTGTGTGTCTCGATCGAACGCATCATCGTGCAGCGCGGTGTCGCCGACGACTTCATCGCAGCGTTCGTACGCAGGGTCTCGGCACTCTCGATTGGCCCGGCATTCGACTACACGACCGATGCCGGATCACTCACGCTGCCATCGCAGCTCGAAACGACGCAACGGCACATCGCCGATGCCGTCGCCAAGGGAGCGACGGTACTCACCGGCGGCGCAGCCCTCCCCCATATCGGCCCTCTCTTCTTCGAGCCGACAGTGCTCGCCGACGTCACTCCAGAAATGGAGTGTTTCGCCACGGAAACCTTTGGCCCGGTCGTATCGGTCAGCATCGTCGACACCGATGAGGAGGCCATCGTTGCCGCCAACGACTCGGAATACGGACTCAATTCGGCAATTTTTGCTCGGTCGTTGACTCGTGCTCGCCGCATCGCCAGCGCCCTGGACAGCGGCAGCGTGAATATTAACGAGGGATACCGCGCCGCATTCTCTGCCGTCGACGCCCCCATGGGCGGCGCCAAGCAGTCAGGGCTCGGCCGACGCAATGGTCCAGAAGGCCTTCTGAGATTCGTAGAATCGCGCACCGTGGCGCGCAACACGGGAATCATGGCCCTCCCCCGCACGGGAGCGGAGTTCGCGCCTCTGGCGGGCGTCATGACCGCCCTACTCGTGACGCTGCGCACCATCCGCAGGCGCTAG
- a CDS encoding Sec-independent protein translocase TatB — protein MPGLTFEKLLLIAIIAVFVLGPEKLPHYAAQLARLVKSLKNMASGAKDRLRDEMGPEFNDVDWQKLDPRQYDPRRIIREALLDDEGAAAPVAVKPPTRSRPVESAAQKRLGLAEAGAAAPFDSEAT, from the coding sequence GTGCCTGGCCTAACTTTCGAGAAGCTGCTGTTGATTGCGATCATCGCGGTCTTCGTGCTTGGCCCCGAAAAGCTGCCGCACTACGCTGCGCAACTCGCTCGCCTGGTTAAATCGCTCAAGAATATGGCCAGCGGTGCCAAGGATCGTCTGCGCGACGAGATGGGCCCAGAGTTCAACGACGTTGACTGGCAAAAGCTCGACCCGCGCCAGTACGACCCACGCCGAATCATCCGCGAGGCGTTGCTCGATGACGAGGGAGCAGCGGCTCCGGTTGCGGTCAAGCCCCCGACGCGTTCTCGACCGGTGGAGTCGGCAGCGCAGAAGCGCCTAGGACTGGCAGAGGCAGGCGCCGCGGCGCCCTTCGACTCAGAAGCGACCTAG
- a CDS encoding O-methyltransferase: protein MSEKDSNWRFVDEVVVESPVIQQARQHSLELGIEPIAPSIGAQIALIAAATSATTMIEIGTGAGVSGLWLMQGAPDAILTSIDIEPDHQQVARKHFADADIPANRTRLITGRSRDVLPRMNEQSYDIVLIDGDPKAVIENVEHGLRLVRPGGTVLVPHALWHDRVADPTKRDDTTANFRAILKETSESAAVLSALSPAGDGLLQLTPVRSS from the coding sequence GTGTCAGAGAAAGATTCAAACTGGAGATTCGTCGACGAGGTCGTCGTCGAAAGCCCTGTCATTCAGCAGGCGCGGCAGCATTCCCTCGAGCTCGGAATTGAGCCGATCGCCCCATCGATCGGCGCTCAGATCGCGCTCATCGCGGCAGCGACCTCCGCAACGACCATGATCGAGATCGGCACGGGCGCTGGCGTCAGCGGTCTCTGGCTGATGCAGGGCGCCCCGGATGCGATCCTCACGTCGATCGACATCGAGCCAGATCATCAGCAGGTGGCCCGCAAGCACTTTGCCGACGCCGACATCCCCGCCAATCGCACCCGCCTCATCACGGGGCGTTCGAGAGATGTTCTGCCGCGCATGAACGAGCAGTCCTACGACATCGTTCTGATCGACGGCGATCCCAAGGCGGTCATCGAGAACGTCGAGCACGGGCTGCGCCTGGTTCGCCCCGGCGGCACTGTGCTGGTTCCTCACGCACTCTGGCACGATCGCGTCGCCGACCCCACCAAGCGAGACGACACGACGGCGAACTTCCGAGCCATCCTGAAGGAGACTTCGGAGTCCGCCGCCGTGCTGAGCGCTCTATCGCCTGCTGGCGACGGTTTGCTTCAGTTGACTCCGGTGCGGTCCTCTTAG
- a CDS encoding DUF3117 domain-containing protein, whose protein sequence is MAAMKPRTGDGPMEAVKEGRLIIVRVPLEGGGRLVVSVNDAEAKELHDALAGVVTVS, encoded by the coding sequence ATGGCGGCCATGAAACCGAGGACCGGAGACGGACCAATGGAGGCTGTTAAGGAGGGTCGTCTCATCATCGTGCGCGTCCCCCTCGAAGGCGGAGGACGTCTCGTTGTGTCGGTGAACGACGCCGAGGCTAAGGAACTCCACGACGCACTCGCAGGAGTCGTCACAGTCAGCTGA
- the dapE gene encoding succinyl-diaminopimelate desuccinylase: protein MSSPASTAPLLDLSAGSIEITRQLCDIPSVSGNEKAIADAIEHSLAGLEHLEVLRLGDAVVARTNLGRDRRVVIAGHIDTVPINDNLPTRFETIDGVDYLWGRGTVDMKAGVAVQVKLAAELTNPSIDITWIWYDHEEVSDDLNGLGRLALTHPELLKGDFAILGEPTRSEVEGGCNGNMRIEVRTFGLRAHSARAWVGKNAIHAATPILNRLVDYVPREVEVEGLVYREGLNAVGISGGIAGNVIPDECMVHINYRFAPSRSADEAEQHLREVFEGFDITVVDRAEGARPGLDSPLSQEFLAAVGASAHPKYGWTDVARFSALGVPAVNYGPGDPLKAHADDERVALEQITGCETGLRRWLAGAV, encoded by the coding sequence ATGTCTTCCCCCGCTAGCACGGCCCCTCTCTTGGATCTGTCGGCAGGCTCGATCGAGATCACTCGGCAGCTGTGCGATATCCCGTCTGTCTCGGGTAACGAGAAGGCGATTGCCGACGCGATCGAGCACTCGCTCGCCGGTTTGGAACACCTTGAGGTGTTGCGGCTCGGGGACGCCGTAGTCGCGAGAACCAACCTCGGTCGTGATCGCCGTGTGGTGATCGCGGGTCATATCGACACGGTTCCCATCAACGACAATCTGCCGACTCGCTTCGAGACGATCGACGGTGTTGACTACCTGTGGGGCAGGGGCACCGTTGACATGAAGGCCGGGGTTGCGGTGCAGGTCAAGCTCGCCGCTGAGCTCACGAACCCGAGCATTGACATCACCTGGATTTGGTACGACCACGAAGAGGTTTCGGATGACCTCAACGGGCTGGGCAGGCTGGCTCTGACCCATCCAGAGCTGCTGAAAGGCGACTTCGCCATTCTGGGCGAGCCCACCCGATCTGAGGTTGAGGGTGGGTGCAACGGCAACATGCGCATCGAGGTGCGCACCTTTGGTCTGCGCGCGCACTCCGCGCGAGCCTGGGTGGGCAAGAATGCGATTCACGCCGCCACCCCGATCCTCAATCGTCTCGTGGACTACGTGCCGCGGGAGGTCGAGGTCGAGGGTCTTGTTTACCGCGAGGGGCTCAACGCCGTGGGGATTTCCGGCGGTATCGCCGGCAATGTGATCCCCGACGAGTGCATGGTTCACATCAACTACCGTTTTGCGCCCAGCCGCTCGGCCGACGAGGCGGAGCAACACCTTCGCGAGGTGTTCGAGGGATTCGACATCACGGTCGTCGACCGCGCCGAAGGGGCACGCCCTGGGCTCGACTCCCCGCTGTCGCAGGAGTTCCTCGCCGCGGTGGGAGCATCCGCCCATCCCAAGTACGGCTGGACCGATGTTGCCCGCTTCTCAGCGTTGGGAGTCCCCGCTGTCAACTATGGGCCCGGCGACCCTCTGAAGGCTCATGCCGACGATGAGCGCGTTGCTCTTGAGCAGATCACGGGCTGCGAAACCGGCCTTCGTCGCTGGCTTGCCGGGGCCGTCTGA
- the dapD gene encoding 2,3,4,5-tetrahydropyridine-2,6-dicarboxylate N-succinyltransferase: MTSAAWGYGLATISGDGTVLDTWFPSPSLGARPSSIDPHIAPTEFEELRRVDERRNVRVEFVTVEIDLDAAPASTQDAYLRLHLLSHLLVAPNTINLDGIFGVLPAVVWTNAGPVHPDDFARLRPTLQRHGISAHSVDKFPRLVDYVSPAGVRIADANRVRLGAHLAPGTTVMHEGFVNFNAGTLGSSMVEGRISQGVVVGDGSDIGGGASIMGTLSGGGTERISVGQRALLGANSGIGISVGDDSVIEAGLYVTAGTKVLVLDGSEGGTTMKAVELSGVPNLLFRRNSATGAVEVIPRSGTGIELNAALHA, encoded by the coding sequence ATGACTTCTGCTGCCTGGGGCTACGGCCTCGCCACCATCTCCGGCGACGGAACGGTGCTCGACACTTGGTTCCCCTCCCCCTCGCTCGGCGCCCGACCGAGTTCAATCGACCCCCACATTGCACCGACTGAGTTCGAAGAGCTGCGTCGCGTCGATGAGCGCCGCAATGTGCGCGTCGAGTTCGTCACCGTCGAGATCGATCTCGACGCTGCGCCCGCCTCGACCCAGGACGCGTACCTGCGCCTGCACCTGCTCAGCCACCTCCTCGTCGCCCCCAACACGATCAACCTCGACGGCATCTTCGGCGTGCTGCCCGCCGTCGTGTGGACCAACGCTGGCCCCGTGCATCCGGATGACTTCGCTCGCCTGCGTCCGACGCTGCAGCGCCACGGGATCAGCGCTCACAGCGTCGACAAATTCCCCCGCCTCGTCGACTATGTCTCCCCCGCCGGCGTGCGCATCGCCGATGCCAACCGCGTCCGCCTTGGTGCCCACCTGGCACCCGGCACCACGGTCATGCACGAGGGCTTCGTGAACTTTAATGCGGGCACTCTCGGCTCGTCCATGGTCGAGGGCCGCATCTCTCAGGGTGTTGTCGTGGGAGACGGCTCCGACATCGGCGGCGGCGCATCCATCATGGGCACGCTCAGCGGCGGCGGCACAGAGCGCATCTCCGTAGGCCAGCGCGCCCTCTTGGGCGCCAACTCTGGCATCGGCATCTCGGTCGGCGACGACAGCGTGATCGAAGCCGGCCTCTACGTGACCGCGGGCACCAAGGTGCTGGTGCTCGATGGCAGCGAGGGCGGCACGACCATGAAGGCCGTAGAGCTCTCTGGCGTGCCCAACCTGCTCTTTCGTCGCAACTCGGCAACCGGTGCCGTTGAGGTCATCCCCCGCAGCGGGACCGGCATCGAACTCAACGCGGCTCTGCACGCCTAG
- a CDS encoding citrate synthase, whose amino-acid sequence MNDAAINDADKATLHYPGGTAEFPILTSVDGANSIDISTLTKQTGYTTLDQGFVNTASTKSEITYIDGDQGILRYRGYSIEDVAKNSTYLETAWLLIYGELPSASELEEFEEKIRRHTLLHEDLKRFFDALPHNAHPMSVLSSAVSALSTYYQDSLDVHDPEQVEISTIRLLAKLPTIAAYAHKKSLGQAFLYPDNSLSFVENFLKMNFGNMAEPYEVNPVLATALERLLILHEDHEQNASTSTVRLVGSTEANLFASVSAGINALYGPLHGGANEAVLTMLEQIKESGEGVEKFVQRVKNKEDGIRLMGFGHRVYKNFDPRARLVKESAHEVLAALGIKDELLDIAMELEAVALADDYFIERKLYPNVDFYTGVIYKAMGFPTRMFTVLFAIGRLPGWIAQWRESNSDPKTKIGRPQQLYIGEPQRDWPTER is encoded by the coding sequence GTGAACGACGCTGCCATCAACGACGCCGACAAGGCCACGCTCCACTACCCCGGAGGCACTGCCGAATTCCCTATCCTCACGAGTGTCGATGGTGCTAACAGCATCGACATCTCAACGCTCACCAAACAAACGGGATACACAACCCTCGACCAGGGTTTTGTCAACACCGCTTCGACGAAGAGCGAGATCACCTACATCGATGGTGATCAGGGAATCTTGCGCTACCGCGGGTACTCGATCGAGGATGTCGCCAAGAATTCCACGTACCTCGAGACCGCCTGGCTCCTGATTTATGGAGAGCTTCCGAGCGCTTCAGAACTCGAGGAGTTCGAGGAGAAGATTCGGCGGCACACGCTGCTGCACGAAGACCTCAAGCGATTCTTCGACGCTCTCCCGCACAACGCGCATCCGATGTCGGTGCTGTCGAGCGCCGTGTCGGCTCTCTCGACGTACTACCAGGACTCCTTGGATGTTCACGACCCCGAGCAGGTCGAGATCTCCACGATTCGCCTTCTGGCCAAGCTGCCGACGATCGCGGCTTATGCCCACAAGAAGAGCCTCGGCCAGGCGTTCCTCTATCCCGACAACAGCCTGAGCTTCGTCGAGAACTTCCTCAAGATGAACTTCGGCAATATGGCGGAGCCCTACGAGGTCAACCCGGTTCTCGCGACCGCACTCGAGCGTCTGCTGATCCTCCACGAAGACCACGAGCAGAACGCGTCCACGTCGACCGTGCGCCTCGTCGGATCTACAGAAGCCAACCTGTTCGCCTCGGTTTCCGCCGGCATTAACGCTCTCTACGGCCCGCTTCACGGTGGAGCCAACGAGGCCGTGCTCACGATGCTCGAGCAGATCAAGGAGTCTGGCGAGGGCGTCGAGAAGTTCGTTCAGCGGGTCAAGAACAAAGAAGACGGCATCCGTCTTATGGGTTTCGGGCACCGCGTCTACAAGAACTTCGACCCGCGGGCCCGTCTCGTCAAGGAGAGCGCCCACGAGGTTCTCGCTGCGCTCGGCATCAAGGACGAGCTGCTCGACATTGCGATGGAGCTTGAGGCAGTGGCCCTGGCCGATGACTACTTCATCGAGCGCAAGCTCTACCCCAACGTGGACTTCTACACGGGTGTCATCTACAAGGCCATGGGCTTTCCGACGCGCATGTTCACCGTGCTCTTTGCCATTGGCCGGTTGCCGGGATGGATCGCACAGTGGCGCGAGTCAAACTCTGACCCCAAGACCAAGATTGGTCGCCCGCAGCAGCTCTACATCGGTGAGCCGCAGCGTGATTGGCCGACCGAGCGATAG